A region from the Halomarina litorea genome encodes:
- the katG gene encoding catalase/peroxidase HPI — protein sequence MSKSNQDWWPNQLNLDVLDNNTRPSDPMGEEFDYAEAFESLDFEEVKADIEEVLTTSQDWWPADYGHYGPLMIRMAWHSAGTYRTADGRGGASRGGQRFAPLNSWPDNANLDKARRLLWPVKQKYGKSLSWADLLVLTGNVALESMGFETFGFGGGREDAYRPDEAVDWGPEDEMEASSPERFDEEGNLKNPLGNSVMGLIYVNPEGPNGEPDLEGSAHNIRETFSQMAMNDEETVALIAGGHTFGKVHGADDPDALGPEPEAAPMESQGLGWESDYESGQGADTITSGIEGPWTQAPVKWDMGYLDNLLNYEWEAHKGPGGAWQWRPVDEDLDGTVPDAHDSSEKQTPMMLTTDVALKHDPDYREVVERFQENPGEFQKAFAKAWYKLIHRDMGPPSRMLGPEVPDEEMLWQDPIPNADYDLVGEEDVAELEQTILDSDLSVSQLVRTAWASASTYRDSDKRGGANGARIRLRPQRDWEVNNPDELATVLDTLRGIKEDFNSSRDDGVQISLADLVVLGGNVAVEQAAADAGYDVDVPFEPGRTDASQEQTDIESFEALKPTADGFRNYYSDEADRSAEELLVDRSELLDLTIPQMTVLVGGMRALDANYDGSDLGVLTDRPGTLTNDFFVNLLSMETEWQEVPDADNLFEARDRDTGDVEWRGTRADLVFGSNARLRAVAEVYGGDDAEETFVHDFVETWHKVMTLDRFDLE from the coding sequence ATGAGTAAGTCCAACCAGGACTGGTGGCCGAATCAGTTGAACCTGGACGTCCTCGACAACAACACTCGCCCGAGCGACCCGATGGGCGAGGAGTTCGACTACGCGGAGGCGTTCGAGTCCCTCGACTTCGAGGAGGTCAAGGCGGACATCGAGGAGGTGCTGACGACGTCACAGGACTGGTGGCCGGCGGACTACGGCCACTACGGGCCCTTGATGATCCGCATGGCGTGGCACAGCGCCGGCACGTACCGCACCGCCGACGGCCGCGGCGGCGCGAGTCGGGGCGGCCAGCGGTTCGCCCCCCTCAACAGTTGGCCCGACAACGCGAACCTCGACAAGGCGCGACGACTGCTCTGGCCGGTCAAGCAGAAGTACGGCAAGAGCCTCTCGTGGGCCGACCTGCTGGTCCTGACGGGGAACGTCGCCCTGGAGTCGATGGGCTTCGAGACGTTCGGCTTCGGCGGCGGGCGCGAGGACGCTTACAGACCCGACGAGGCCGTCGACTGGGGGCCCGAAGACGAGATGGAGGCCTCTTCCCCGGAGCGCTTCGACGAGGAGGGCAACCTCAAGAACCCGCTCGGCAACTCCGTCATGGGGCTCATCTACGTGAACCCGGAGGGGCCGAACGGCGAACCGGACCTCGAGGGGTCGGCGCACAACATCCGCGAGACGTTCAGCCAGATGGCGATGAACGACGAGGAGACCGTCGCGCTCATCGCCGGCGGCCACACCTTCGGGAAGGTCCACGGCGCGGACGACCCGGACGCGCTCGGACCCGAACCCGAGGCGGCCCCCATGGAGTCGCAGGGCCTCGGCTGGGAGAGCGACTACGAGTCGGGCCAGGGCGCCGACACCATCACCAGCGGCATCGAGGGCCCGTGGACGCAGGCGCCCGTCAAGTGGGACATGGGCTACCTCGACAACCTGCTGAACTACGAGTGGGAGGCCCACAAGGGCCCCGGCGGCGCGTGGCAGTGGCGGCCCGTGGACGAGGACCTCGACGGGACCGTCCCGGACGCCCACGACTCCTCGGAGAAGCAGACGCCGATGATGCTGACGACGGACGTCGCGCTGAAGCACGACCCCGACTACCGGGAGGTCGTCGAGCGCTTCCAGGAGAACCCCGGCGAGTTCCAGAAGGCCTTCGCGAAGGCGTGGTACAAGCTCATTCACCGTGACATGGGTCCGCCGTCACGGATGCTCGGCCCCGAGGTCCCCGACGAGGAGATGCTGTGGCAGGACCCCATCCCGAACGCCGACTACGACCTCGTCGGCGAGGAGGACGTCGCCGAACTCGAACAGACGATTCTCGACTCGGACCTGTCGGTCTCCCAGCTGGTCAGGACCGCCTGGGCGTCGGCGTCGACGTACCGCGACAGCGACAAGCGCGGCGGCGCGAACGGTGCCCGCATCCGCCTCCGCCCGCAGCGCGACTGGGAGGTCAACAACCCCGACGAGCTGGCGACCGTCCTCGACACGCTCCGGGGTATCAAGGAGGACTTCAACAGCTCACGGGACGACGGCGTGCAGATCTCGCTCGCCGACCTCGTCGTGCTGGGCGGGAACGTGGCCGTCGAGCAGGCGGCGGCGGACGCCGGCTACGACGTGGACGTGCCGTTCGAGCCGGGGCGGACGGACGCCTCGCAGGAGCAGACCGACATCGAGTCCTTCGAGGCGCTCAAGCCGACGGCCGACGGCTTCCGGAACTACTACTCCGACGAGGCCGACCGGTCGGCCGAGGAGCTGCTGGTCGACCGCTCGGAGCTGCTGGACCTGACGATTCCCCAGATGACGGTGCTGGTCGGCGGCATGCGCGCGCTGGACGCGAACTACGACGGGTCCGACCTCGGCGTGCTCACCGACCGGCCGGGCACGCTGACCAACGACTTCTTCGTGAACCTGCTGAGCATGGAGACGGAGTGGCAGGAGGTCCCGGACGCCGACAACCTGTTCGAGGCGCGCGACCGCGACACGGGCGACGTCGAGTGGCGGGGCACCCGCGCGGACCTCGTCTTCGGGTCGAACGCCCGACTCCGCGCCGTCGCGGAGGTGTACGGCGGCGACGACGCGGAGGAGACGTTCGTCCACGACTTCGTGGAGACGTGGCACAAGGTGATGACACTCGACCGCTTCGACCTCGAGTAA
- the ddh gene encoding D-2-hydroxyacid dehydrogenase, which yields MTTSGTRIAVHSSVEPVFDPQYLVDALAERGVESQTTDDPAGFDGVVAFDHDESFLDAPWVHAITAGYDDYPVESYREYGVTFTNSTGIHGESVGETVCGMCLAFARRLHRYRDRQRGSEWDREPYEAAFTLGGERACVVGLGTLGRGVATRLDALGMDVVGVRRTPTPVPGVREVYTPDELHEAVSDARFVVLTVPLTAETRGMVGEAELDAMPADSYLVNVARGEVVEQSALVAALESGSIAGAGLDALDPEPLPEDSPLWGMDEVLLTPHVAAMTNDYHEAVADLVATNADRLAGGEGPVNRVV from the coding sequence ATGACCACTTCGGGAACTCGCATCGCCGTCCACTCCTCAGTCGAGCCTGTCTTCGACCCGCAGTACCTCGTCGACGCCCTCGCGGAGCGGGGCGTCGAGAGCCAGACGACCGACGACCCGGCCGGCTTCGACGGCGTCGTCGCCTTCGACCACGACGAGTCGTTCCTCGACGCGCCGTGGGTCCACGCCATCACCGCGGGGTACGACGACTACCCCGTCGAGTCCTACCGCGAGTACGGCGTGACGTTCACCAACTCGACGGGCATCCACGGCGAGAGCGTCGGCGAGACGGTCTGCGGGATGTGTCTGGCCTTCGCGCGCCGCCTGCACCGCTACCGGGACCGACAGCGGGGTTCGGAGTGGGACCGCGAACCCTACGAGGCGGCGTTCACGCTGGGCGGGGAACGCGCCTGCGTCGTCGGACTGGGGACGCTCGGCCGGGGCGTCGCCACCCGACTGGACGCCCTCGGGATGGACGTGGTGGGCGTCCGGCGGACTCCCACGCCCGTCCCCGGCGTGCGGGAGGTGTACACCCCCGACGAACTCCACGAGGCCGTCTCGGACGCCCGGTTCGTCGTCCTCACCGTCCCCCTCACGGCGGAGACGCGAGGGATGGTCGGGGAGGCGGAACTCGACGCCATGCCCGCCGACTCGTACCTCGTCAACGTCGCGCGAGGCGAGGTGGTCGAGCAGTCGGCGCTGGTCGCGGCCCTCGAATCGGGGAGCATCGCGGGCGCGGGCCTGGACGCGCTGGACCCCGAACCGCTCCCCGAGGACTCGCCGCTGTGGGGGATGGACGAGGTGCTCCTCACGCCGCACGTCGCCGCGATGACGAACGACTACCACGAGGCCGTCGCGGACCTCGTGGCGACGAACGCCGACCGACTGGCCGGTGGAGAGGGGCCGGTCAATCGGGTCGTCTGA
- a CDS encoding NUDIX domain-containing protein → MTDPEGTPVVTCFLRNGTDVLLLRRSDAVGSYPGRWGGVAGHVEPGDGEDGVAGREPADAARAEIRQETGLGDRVSLVRVGDPFPAHDDDHGTWVVHPFLFECDSRAVETNRETSEFEWAPPTAMLDRETVPDLWRSYEAVAPTVETVREDRDHGAAYLSVRALEVLRDRAARDAHEGDAEWDSLAELARDLREARPSMTVVVTRIDRAMHAADGDPSAVRNRAEEVIEDALAADEAAADRAVEELAGAERVLTLSRSGTVAETLDRLAPDRVFVAESRPGGEGRGVAESLADSTAVTLLTDSTVAHALATEPIDAVLVGADTVLPDGRVVNKVGTRGAALAAAHEGVPTVVVTARDKIRPEGESGDPDLEPRPASEVYDGDASLEVLAPTFDVTPGEVVSLVTEVGVLDAAGVARVARDARERAGWVAGTGNQ, encoded by the coding sequence ATGACCGACCCCGAGGGAACCCCCGTCGTCACCTGCTTCCTGCGGAACGGGACCGACGTGCTCCTCCTGCGGCGCTCCGACGCGGTCGGCTCCTACCCCGGCCGGTGGGGCGGCGTCGCGGGCCACGTCGAACCGGGCGACGGCGAGGACGGAGTCGCGGGCCGCGAACCCGCCGACGCCGCCCGCGCCGAGATTCGACAGGAGACGGGCCTCGGCGACCGCGTCAGCCTCGTCCGCGTGGGCGACCCGTTCCCCGCCCACGACGACGACCACGGCACGTGGGTCGTCCACCCCTTCCTCTTCGAGTGCGACTCGCGGGCCGTCGAGACGAACCGGGAGACGAGCGAGTTCGAGTGGGCCCCGCCGACGGCGATGCTGGACCGCGAGACGGTCCCCGACCTCTGGCGCTCCTACGAGGCCGTCGCGCCCACCGTCGAGACGGTCCGGGAGGACCGCGACCACGGCGCGGCCTACCTGTCGGTGCGCGCGCTCGAAGTCCTCCGTGACCGGGCGGCGCGAGACGCACACGAGGGGGATGCTGAGTGGGACTCGCTGGCCGAACTCGCCCGCGACCTGCGTGAGGCCAGACCGAGCATGACCGTCGTCGTGACGCGAATCGACCGCGCCATGCACGCCGCCGACGGCGACCCGTCCGCGGTTCGGAACCGGGCCGAGGAGGTCATCGAGGACGCACTCGCTGCGGACGAAGCGGCCGCGGACCGGGCCGTCGAGGAACTGGCCGGCGCGGAACGGGTCCTGACGCTCTCGCGGTCGGGGACGGTGGCCGAGACGCTGGACCGCCTCGCCCCAGACCGAGTCTTCGTCGCCGAGTCACGTCCCGGTGGCGAGGGGCGCGGGGTGGCCGAGTCGCTCGCCGACTCGACGGCCGTGACGCTCCTCACCGATTCGACCGTCGCGCACGCCCTCGCCACCGAACCCATCGACGCGGTCCTCGTCGGCGCGGATACCGTCCTCCCGGACGGGCGCGTGGTGAACAAGGTCGGGACGCGGGGGGCGGCGCTGGCGGCGGCCCACGAGGGGGTGCCGACGGTCGTCGTCACGGCCCGAGACAAGATACGACCCGAGGGCGAGTCGGGGGACCCCGACCTCGAACCCCGCCCGGCGAGCGAAGTGTACGACGGCGACGCTTCGCTGGAGGTACTCGCCCCGACGTTCGACGTGACGCCGGGGGAGGTGGTCTCGCTGGTGACCGAGGTGGGTGTCCTCGACGCGGCAGGCGTGGCGCGGGTCGCCCGCGATGCGCGTGAGCGGGCGGGGTGGGTAGCGGGGACCGGAAACCAGTAA
- a CDS encoding metallophosphoesterase family protein produces MQLAILADTHVPSRADAIPDWVREAVRAADHVVHAGDFDSQETYDQIADLSAELTAVRGNMDPELDPELPETTTVELGGVRFVVTHGTGPIEDNHDRVVGIVREVVADTDDDLPLVGVSGHTHHLVDETVESEDRGDSARQTPFAPTVRLLNPGSATGADPAEFPSMYLVEVEDGDLEVHVEKHE; encoded by the coding sequence ATGCAGCTAGCCATCCTCGCCGACACGCACGTCCCGTCGCGCGCCGACGCCATCCCCGACTGGGTCCGCGAGGCCGTCCGGGCGGCAGACCACGTCGTCCACGCCGGTGACTTCGACTCGCAGGAGACCTACGACCAGATAGCCGACCTCTCGGCGGAACTCACCGCCGTTCGGGGGAACATGGACCCCGAACTGGACCCGGAACTCCCCGAGACGACGACGGTCGAACTCGGCGGCGTCCGGTTCGTCGTCACCCACGGGACCGGCCCCATCGAGGACAACCACGACCGCGTCGTCGGTATCGTCCGCGAGGTGGTGGCGGACACCGACGACGACCTGCCTCTCGTCGGCGTCTCGGGGCACACCCACCACCTCGTCGACGAGACAGTCGAGTCGGAAGACCGGGGCGACTCCGCCCGACAGACGCCCTTCGCGCCGACGGTGCGCCTGCTCAACCCCGGGAGCGCGACGGGTGCGGACCCCGCCGAGTTCCCCTCGATGTACCTCGTCGAGGTGGAAGACGGCGACCTCGAGGTGCACGTCGAGAAGCACGAGTGA
- a CDS encoding coenzyme F420-0:L-glutamate ligase yields MELFAVPDLPEIRSGDDLASLVADRVDLRAGDVVCVASTVVSKAEGRTVDLADVTAGERARSVAARLERITGEEKDPRFAQVVIEESSDLVMEAPFLLTETRFGHITVNAGIDRSNVPGADLLLLPADPTASAARLHEEWGVPAVVTDTCGRPFRHGQRGVAIGWAGMPASRDWRGETDRDGRELDVTVESVVDELAAAANLLSGEGDGGTPVVVVRGFEFGDHAGSDELFRSYEDDLVRQALQEWEFDG; encoded by the coding sequence ATGGAACTGTTCGCCGTCCCCGACCTGCCCGAGATACGGTCGGGCGACGACCTCGCGTCGCTGGTCGCGGACCGCGTCGACCTGCGGGCGGGCGACGTGGTCTGCGTAGCGAGTACGGTCGTCTCGAAGGCCGAGGGGCGCACCGTCGACCTCGCGGACGTGACGGCGGGCGAGCGCGCACGCTCGGTCGCCGCCCGCCTCGAACGCATCACCGGCGAGGAGAAGGACCCCCGGTTCGCGCAGGTCGTCATCGAGGAGTCGAGCGACCTCGTGATGGAGGCCCCGTTCCTCCTCACGGAGACGCGCTTCGGGCACATCACCGTCAACGCGGGCATCGACCGCTCGAACGTCCCCGGCGCGGACCTCCTCTTGCTCCCGGCGGACCCGACGGCGAGTGCTGCGCGACTCCACGAGGAGTGGGGCGTCCCCGCCGTCGTGACCGACACCTGCGGGCGGCCCTTCCGGCACGGACAGCGCGGGGTCGCCATCGGGTGGGCCGGGATGCCCGCCTCGCGAGACTGGCGCGGCGAGACCGACCGCGACGGCCGGGAACTCGACGTCACCGTCGAGTCGGTGGTGGACGAACTCGCCGCCGCCGCGAACCTCCTCTCGGGCGAGGGCGACGGCGGCACGCCCGTCGTCGTCGTCCGCGGCTTCGAGTTCGGCGACCACGCCGGCAGCGACGAACTGTTCAGGAGCTACGAGGACGACCTCGTCCGGCAGGCCCTCCAGGAGTGGGAGTTCGACGGATGA
- a CDS encoding 5,10-methylenetetrahydromethanopterin reductase, with the protein MRGIELTPEHPTERIAGLAVRAEDAGFDTVFATCHYNNRDPFVALTRIADATESVRLGPGVANPYETHPVRLASQVATLDEASGGRAVFGVGPGDPSTLRNLGIDRERGLSATLEAFETARDLWAGERVSHEGTFAATDAGLNYDPPSGESIPVYVGGEGPHMCRMAAKHADGLLFNGSHPDDLAWARAQVEQGLDERPAGRGDFDLAAYASVSVAEDADEAREAARPPAAFIAAGAAPPVLDRHGIDRERASEIGDAISAGAFSEAFERVTPAMLEAFCATGTVETVAERVADILDHADSVVVGSPLGPDLEAAVDLAARALDDAGAE; encoded by the coding sequence ATGAGAGGTATCGAACTCACCCCCGAGCACCCGACGGAGCGAATCGCGGGCCTCGCGGTCCGCGCCGAGGACGCGGGCTTCGACACCGTGTTCGCGACGTGTCACTACAACAACCGCGACCCGTTCGTCGCGCTGACGCGAATCGCCGACGCCACCGAGTCGGTCAGGCTGGGACCGGGCGTCGCGAACCCCTACGAGACCCACCCCGTCCGCCTCGCCTCGCAGGTGGCGACCCTCGACGAGGCCAGCGGCGGGCGGGCGGTGTTCGGCGTCGGCCCCGGCGACCCCTCGACGCTCCGCAACCTCGGCATCGACCGCGAGCGGGGGCTGAGCGCGACGCTGGAGGCGTTCGAGACCGCACGGGACCTCTGGGCCGGCGAGCGCGTGAGCCACGAAGGGACCTTCGCGGCGACGGACGCGGGCCTGAACTACGACCCCCCGAGCGGCGAGTCGATTCCGGTGTACGTCGGCGGCGAGGGCCCCCACATGTGTCGGATGGCCGCGAAACACGCCGACGGGTTGCTGTTCAACGGGTCGCACCCCGACGACCTCGCGTGGGCGCGCGCGCAGGTCGAGCAGGGGCTCGACGAGCGACCCGCGGGGCGGGGCGACTTCGACCTCGCGGCCTACGCGAGCGTCAGCGTGGCCGAGGACGCCGACGAGGCCCGTGAAGCGGCCCGTCCCCCGGCGGCGTTCATCGCGGCGGGGGCGGCTCCCCCCGTCCTGGACAGACACGGCATCGACCGGGAGCGAGCGAGTGAAATCGGCGACGCCATCAGCGCCGGGGCGTTCTCCGAGGCGTTCGAGCGCGTGACGCCCGCGATGCTGGAGGCGTTCTGTGCGACGGGGACGGTCGAGACGGTGGCCGAACGGGTGGCGGACATCCTCGACCACGCCGACAGCGTGGTGGTGGGGTCGCCGCTCGGTCCCGACCTGGAAGCGGCGGTGGACCTCGCGGCGCGTGCGCTGGACGACGCGGGCGCGGAGTGA
- a CDS encoding DUF7573 domain-containing protein produces the protein MSPDRSLDDFLGPGEDDGTDDGGGDETTEDSDPVAESGDPTGTDPTESGAPEADAPAELVVRPARSTMDWTPGGAPCEACGASADRRWRDGDRLVCADCKEW, from the coding sequence ATGAGTCCCGACCGCTCGCTCGACGACTTCCTCGGCCCCGGCGAGGACGACGGCACGGACGATGGCGGGGGCGACGAGACGACGGAGGACTCCGACCCGGTCGCGGAATCGGGCGACCCGACCGGAACCGACCCGACCGAGTCCGGCGCGCCGGAGGCCGACGCCCCCGCCGAACTCGTCGTGCGCCCGGCACGGTCCACGATGGACTGGACGCCGGGCGGTGCCCCCTGCGAGGCCTGCGGCGCGTCCGCCGACCGCCGCTGGCGCGACGGCGACCGACTGGTCTGTGCCGACTGCAAGGAGTGGTAG
- a CDS encoding AAA family ATPase, translating to MSDNLTAEAGGDVDPADVEAAGDLARRVTENVERVIVGHHVVVEHLVTAVLARGHVLLEDVPGVGKTMLARAVSRSVDCSFKRVQFTPDLLPTDVTGVNVFNQKTREFDFRPGPIFANVVLADEINRAPPKTQSALLEAMEEEQVTVDGTTRRVPDPFTVIATQNSVERDRTYELPAAELDRFTKKLHLGYPSEADESRVLARVVGEHPIESLEPVTTAADLVAARRTVANVRVEDAVREYVTRLARYTREHAELGVSPRGSIALLRAAQARAALDGRDYVVPDDVQREAVVTLAHRIRPAAGGDLSARDLVQRALDTVDV from the coding sequence ATGAGTGACAATCTCACCGCCGAGGCTGGCGGGGACGTCGACCCCGCCGACGTCGAGGCGGCGGGCGACCTCGCCCGACGGGTCACGGAGAACGTCGAACGCGTCATCGTCGGCCACCACGTGGTCGTCGAGCACCTCGTGACGGCGGTTCTGGCTCGCGGCCACGTGCTCCTCGAGGACGTCCCCGGCGTGGGCAAGACGATGCTCGCTCGTGCGGTCTCCCGCTCCGTGGACTGTTCGTTCAAGCGCGTCCAGTTCACCCCGGACCTCCTCCCCACCGACGTGACGGGCGTCAACGTGTTCAACCAGAAGACCCGCGAGTTCGACTTCCGGCCCGGTCCCATCTTCGCCAACGTGGTCCTCGCCGACGAGATCAACCGCGCGCCCCCCAAGACCCAGTCCGCGCTCCTCGAAGCGATGGAAGAAGAGCAGGTCACCGTCGACGGGACGACCCGTCGGGTCCCCGACCCCTTCACCGTCATCGCGACGCAGAACTCCGTCGAGCGCGACCGGACGTACGAACTGCCCGCCGCGGAACTCGACCGCTTTACGAAGAAGCTCCACCTCGGCTACCCGAGCGAGGCCGACGAGTCGCGGGTGCTCGCCCGCGTCGTCGGCGAACACCCCATCGAGTCGCTCGAACCCGTCACGACGGCGGCCGACCTCGTCGCGGCGCGCCGCACCGTCGCCAACGTCCGCGTCGAGGACGCCGTCCGCGAGTACGTCACCCGACTCGCCCGCTACACCCGCGAACACGCCGAACTCGGCGTGAGTCCCCGCGGGTCTATCGCCCTCCTCCGGGCCGCACAGGCCCGGGCGGCCCTCGACGGCCGCGACTACGTCGTCCCCGACGACGTGCAACGCGAGGCCGTCGTGACGCTCGCGCACCGAATCCGCCCGGCCGCAGGCGGCGACCTCTCGGCCCGCGACCTCGTCCAGCGGGCGCTCGACACCGTCGACGTATGA
- a CDS encoding DUF58 domain-containing protein has protein sequence MMLTPRGIVVALAAVGAFAVGTMFGQPGLNAVAAPALIGLLVGFVQVWRADRPTVERIAPTAGFPGDVRTMRLDVTASGPVTVRDRLGDGLRPTAHVASLGGGGRVEYDLEFARRGVHEVGPTTVTLRDALGLFTHDYVYRNTDDVLVYPSVQPVTAGGVFAGLVERAGSPERTAFDSLREYVPGDALRDIHWKSSAKRDDIVVVEFAAEDEGAVSVVAEATPGPDGTNADAMATAAASVVAHLLDAGVEVSLVAPGGRLDPGIGERQRRAAFELLARTPPGRVDSETLEGADVRIVADGETTVSVGGQRVPFDHVADGSVRLGREVPA, from the coding sequence ATGATGCTGACTCCCCGTGGCATCGTCGTCGCCCTCGCGGCCGTCGGCGCGTTCGCCGTCGGGACGATGTTCGGGCAACCGGGTCTCAACGCGGTGGCCGCCCCGGCGCTCATCGGCCTGCTGGTCGGCTTCGTACAGGTCTGGCGCGCCGACCGCCCCACCGTCGAACGTATCGCCCCCACCGCGGGCTTCCCCGGCGACGTCCGGACGATGCGCCTCGACGTGACCGCGAGTGGCCCCGTCACCGTCCGTGACCGCCTCGGCGACGGCCTCCGTCCGACCGCCCACGTCGCCTCCCTCGGCGGGGGCGGCCGCGTCGAGTACGACCTCGAGTTCGCCCGCCGGGGGGTCCACGAAGTCGGTCCCACGACCGTTACCCTCCGCGACGCGCTCGGCCTCTTCACGCACGACTACGTCTACCGGAACACCGACGACGTCCTCGTCTACCCCTCGGTCCAGCCGGTCACCGCGGGCGGCGTGTTCGCCGGCCTCGTCGAGCGGGCGGGGTCGCCCGAACGCACGGCGTTCGACAGCCTCCGCGAGTACGTCCCCGGCGACGCCCTGCGCGACATCCACTGGAAGTCGAGCGCGAAGCGCGACGACATCGTCGTCGTCGAGTTCGCCGCGGAGGACGAGGGGGCGGTGAGCGTCGTCGCGGAGGCGACGCCCGGTCCCGACGGGACCAACGCCGACGCGATGGCGACGGCCGCCGCGAGCGTCGTCGCCCACCTGCTGGACGCCGGCGTGGAGGTGTCGCTCGTCGCTCCCGGCGGGCGACTCGACCCCGGCATCGGCGAGCGCCAGCGGCGGGCCGCCTTCGAACTGCTCGCGCGCACGCCCCCCGGTCGCGTCGACAGCGAGACGCTAGAGGGGGCGGACGTGCGTATCGTCGCCGACGGCGAGACGACCGTCTCCGTCGGCGGCCAGCGCGTCCCGTTCGACCACGTCGCCGACGGGAGCGTCCGTCTCGGTCGGGAGGTGCCCGCATGA